Proteins co-encoded in one Theileria equi strain WA chromosome 3, complete sequence genomic window:
- a CDS encoding HEAT repeat domain-containing protein (encoded by transcript BEWA_003820A) — METCGPVLSDRVLTRLKRGIVTRSELSEVLNVAKCWLKCRKCQTRAAQAQEDEESKQPVARNGSSEPSDCTASSKCDVEASIVTLVEALDSALYLEGAPWHKSGFRKLKRSLLKCVKVILALYSVPFAKIPLLVSSELLGVENGRKEQLAILKGIISESSKYTRPESIDALSALISSLTAEEFETVYADVVRRLKRNSKVIPYFAYRIVKAVDKKLLEPKLEEFVDLLKELLVTENLSAFIFTAQSPEDQYKSSRYYFTCRTLEELSKVNGVGSCICNLISWFKNSRGNVVDQEKRVKALMLLFPDHRSFCNDAEIEARKFNVGVLRTSIDPLLDTLVKNATSHQFESVQLGFIQLLSVLNNLLGDSDGRFVEGMLKILGGITRGIGGKEVKINEKVLYTLLKGLEDARVEQYASAITDLKLVVKAIIDKPVYRSCCLQALYLLAKSSTDFGVSIASIFEEGNCKPEDFIICIKLYMELLKVDGQVFPWKIEPPSSVKELHALCTNKVHPFYRNLLVLFESLSKYAHGQALVNASSNGVYTVEYLRKLLDSFVTTILSNGSVHVYGLVVAILSRLEDGHEYSDAYGKLYRRIIRAFGSEGSTGFVSLLLVQLVCCRDGGHLEGDYLSVLRKFFSAPLRINSPLERCVIKRFSLSLSDALEHARVRLEDLFSVDLVKYFCLRNIYSSSLEAIIKILFTALEENLKLLSKYEREDFEIYFAPGDVLYADSRSYQPNLYSSSENTKVSLTKQQLDEMRYKDQCETRESISKLVRKHFNAYVALSRLLIYKNAEMGNYLGKMLEISKASIQYRCLGCLTEHLIERICKAFSGSSVSSTGISKALIYIYTPEDFRKYPKGLKFPLDDVDAIDSNLSLLLMEIIRFTLLKGEKLEWSGASAETIYRVSMEVLVKQLKSGLSLSPDDVLRIVSETSKHEDLDKLSAEILESSVYLMDRNQLAQICHLGMLSRADIVIPCIKTYMSCKNEDYTHISPYIKVFNIESSLSCTLDRLIEIIPRYFSEEPVNLDLARMFSDALLNYDTLETLSKLHSLYSHSSLVTKGAILAILHVYFETALIKHPLRIDVYRALLTFSDNQLMGDLLKSVNVLVANEDDIQSALAQIKGMLNIYAKHGQADGGQEIDVDELLSDDSLISRHNAYGFGLIIMGLLASKLAEYDNIIQWTLRAMLKLIISPNSPYLNQTPAVNTAISTCIVKCTRMCILQGTSEKNFISKQIDEFFKRSLADSVYILPFTSLLRGSGVVSLQEHNVVPMILAGSSADPLHPLPSNAPSILIIEGLHKIFGHLFEPYLPQILPLLLENIQLENTANLILGDVTEPGFSPLLNIVINKLSSETAATKAYCLRLISVLVRNPRVKVNVIQNISRIISETSTYTIDTNKEVKASANELFSSIASLMPKDSLLVDSLELVIEALVLPTDEKLGEIMDHLLKVQVESNKKGSNHYAGIYELGLLQPIVQRGLKSRSGIQREKGLSLCSFISSAITSASDLQSFFTSVMSILIELLRDPLPDVRSKAAKSIGSFAQKFHEFDTSASVLPCVDACIHTLLDCLCKFTTSIERSSAAYGLAEALQAVPYVYVNKLVLDLLEKSTNQEPGEESESSIAPFIYLPSTCSDVILDNLEHVLSRLLDTFEFLNEQVSTTAFKACRAIIDACIVDREEKEGFKIEREQTGKKDSPSYSLDGHLGTLFEAFIGALKSENWQTREYMLMLLQHLSSKCGGSKVIQTYLYIYRFDDHDVVQSTALSFWKGLVLSQVLNRIFDDLIDTLINMLMDEDYILKVLAAKCISNLVERMQDRVVKAILPTLYSEENMDDLEPYESSIIRCGFCIGIGAIFQVASKELVMEHVESATAYLQESLCYKESSEEASDALGILANIFPDIIVHTVIPNLLEMALSDEPSEQEDVDSNRILYIQGLESLVTSYNSCLFQICNECIDAPLDVYRLTLLERLMCIDRGTLIMQDTHYFETILDKLFECEDASVLTRIESFLTILDGDCIHILIYILIHKLQSLRSDGDATYYVEYGRFILNIIAGLLRIRGEDVQKLLYEISQALLPFILEEKAFLKESGQILVLFVEICERFSVASSFIQSIYNTNVWSSLESCENSTICNKEVLEPLLSFLQKCLMRESQKQEIAQSILHISEIVDKDLLGPFLLKIFGSIIRLLNTSGNLQLRSVLLKLSDRLLETKFEFVRPIISQLQSTLLKCIQSEDPIQLISLNLCKILYLAPRRLCTILSELEAILYPKTGIQPQPLVKQATIGVLREVLAKATVEPVYPAQEVKMYSAVALDLTGLDSLCNLLINLYQETTGNLKGLVVESIGFVMYIKVSNVISSLDSSLGFDHGLSTEGSFNSKGSSSTVEAESEASPTAALEILVNTLLSLEVDNHLQVIWECSKSETGWLILHNCPFFHTIMDSCANTDIPSAKQHLAKIYSAISLHAATSTEALDYLDAKFKTIPQPAHLPSGLQTCLLKIYKRFLRSSDKARLERNGYAAVGIICAALADIIQAGSYKAKVGRILAILFSRVDFGQVEKHKAVSPNICSLLKQHPKSKTVPCDTSDEE, encoded by the coding sequence ATGGAGACTTGCGGACCAGTTTTAAGCGACCGCGTGTTAACTCGACTTAAACGCGGCATTGTGACCAGATCTGAGCTCAGTGAGGTCTTAAATGTAGCAAAGTGCTGGTTAAAGTGCAGGAAATGCCAAACAAGGGCTGCACAGGCAcaggaagatgaagaatctaaacAACCCGTGGCAAGGAATGGATCGTCGGAACCATCTGATTGCACTGCGTCCTCCAAATGCGACGTAGAAGCCTCCATCGTGACCCTAGTTGAGGCCCTGGACAGCGCGTTATACCTAGAGGGTGCCCCTTGGCACAAGAGCGGATTTAGAAAGCTTAAAAGGTCACTactgaaatgtgtaaaggTCATTTTGGCCCTGTACAGTGTCCCATTTGCAAAAATACCCCTTCTGGTCTCCAGTGAGCTGCTAGGAGTTGAAAACGGAAGAAAGGAGCAGCTAGCAATACTCAAGGGTATCATCTCAGAAAGCAGTAAATACACTCGGCCAGAGTCCATAGACGCCCTAAGCGCCCTGATTTCAAGCCTGACGGCTGAAGAATTCGAAACTGTCTACGCTGATGTCGTAAGGAGGTTAAAGAGGAACAGCAAAGTTATTCCCTACTTTGCATACAGAATTGTAAAGGCGGTTGACAAGAAACTTTTGGAACCCAAACTTGAAGAGTTTGTAGATCTCCTCAAGGAGCTCCTTGTGACTGAGAATTTGAGCGCCTTTATATTCACTGCGCAATCTCCAGAGGACCAGTACAAATCTTCCCGCTACTATTTTACTTGCAGGACCCTTGAGGAACTCTCAAAAGTAAATGGCGTTGGATCCTGCATTTGCAATCTAATTTCCTGgtttaaaaactctagaGGGAATGTAGTTGATCAGGAAAAGAGGGTCAAGGCTCTCATGCTACTCTTTCCGGATCACAGGAGTTTTTGTAATGACGCAGAAATTGAGGCAAGGAAGTTCAATGTGGGTGTTTTAAGAACAAGTATTGATCCTTTGCTTGATACGCTAGTTAAAAATGCAACTTCGCATCAGTTCGAATCTGTTCAGCTAGGCTTTATTCAGCTCTTGTCGGTGTTAAATAATCTGCTCGGGGATTCTGACGGTCGTTTTGTGGAAGGCATGCTCAAAATACTCGGGGGAATAACGCGCGGTATTGGCGGAAAGGAGGTTAAAATtaatgaaaaggttctCTACACTCTTTTAAAGGGTCTAGAGGATGCTAGAGTTGAGCAATATGCATCGGCTATAACCGATTTGAAACTTGTAGTAAAGGCAATAATAGATAAACCAGTTTATCGCAGCTGCTGTTTGCAGGCATTGTACCTGTTAGCAAAGAGCTCTACAGACTTTGGAGTTTCCATAGCGTCCATCTTTGAGGAAGGGAATTGTAAGCCAGAAGATTTTATAATATGCATCAAACTGTATATGGAGCTCCTAAAGGTTGATGGGCAAGTTTTCCCATGGAAAATAGAACCCCCTTCTTCTGTAAAAGAATTACACGCTCTTTGTACAAACAAGGTACACCCGTTTTACAGAAATCTCTTGGTCTTGTTTGAATCTCTAAGTAAATATGCACATGGACAAGCATTGGTAAATGCTAGCTCTAATGGAGTTTACACTGTTGAATATCTGCGCAAATTGTTGGATTCATTTGTTACTACAATTTTGAGTAACGGCTCTGTTCATGTGTATGGACTTGTTGTGGCGATTTTGAGTAGGCTTGAGGATGGCCACGAATACAGCGATGCTTATGGAAAACTTTATAGGAGAATAATAAGGGCGTTTGGTAGTGAGGGCTCTACTGGCTTTGTCTCTCTATTACTGGTTCAGCTGGTGTGTTGCAGAGATGGCGGCCATCTAGAGGGAGATTACTTGTCCGTCCTTCGAAAGTTTTTCTCTGCACCTCTGAGAATTAACTCCCCCCTCGAGCGTTGCGTAATAAAAAGGTTTTCTTTGAGTTTAAGTGACGCTCTGGAACATGCTAGAGTAAGATTGGAAGATTTGTTTTCCGTGGatcttgtaaaatatttttgccTGAGAAACATTTATAGCTCCTCACTTGAAGCCATAATCAAAATTCTTTTTACTGCTTTGGAGGAAAATCTGAAACTTTTATCAAAGTATGAACGCGAAGATTTTGAAATCTATTTTGCTCCTGGTGATGTACTTTATGCAGATAGCCGCTCTTATCAGCCAAACCTCTACAGCTCTTCCGAGAACACCAAAGTCTCCCTTACAAAACAGCAATTGGATGAAATGCGCTACAAGGATCAATGTGAAACACGAGAATCTATTTCGAAGTTGGTTCGTAAACATTTCAATGCTTATGTTGCATTGTCCCGTTTGCTAATATATAAGAATGCTGAAATGGGTAATTATCTTGGCAAAATGTTAGAGATATCCAAGGCTAGTATCCAATACAGGTGTTTGGGTTGTTTAACAGAGCACCTTATAGAAAGAATATGCAAGGCGTTTTCTGGATCAAGTGTTAGTTCCACAGGGATATCTAAAGCTTTGATCTATATTTACACTCCAGAGGACTTTAGGAAATATCCAAAGGGTTTGAAATTCCCTCTGGATGATGTTGATGCAATAGATTCGAACCTCTCGCTGTTACTCATGGAAATTATACGTTTTACCCTCCTTAAAGGTGAAAAGTTGGAATGGAGTGGAGCGTCTGCAGAAACCATTTATAGGGTATCCATGGAAGTTTTAGTCAAACAGCTCAAATCTGGATTGTCCCTAAGTCCGGACGACGTTTTAAGGATCGTGTCGGAAACATCAAAGCACGAAGATTTGGATAAACTCTCGGCGGAAATTCTCGAGAGTTCTGTATATTTAATGGACAGGAATCAGCTTGCACAAATTTGCCATTTAGGTATGCTCTCTAGAGCGGACATTGTTATTCCATGCATAAAAACCTACATGAGTTGCAAGAATGAGGATTATACGCATATTTCACCATACATTAAGGTATTCAATATTGAATCCTCATTGTCATGTACACTAGATCGGCTCATTGAGATTATTCCGCGGTATTTTAGTGAGGAACCAGTTAATCTTGATCTGGCAAGAATGTTTTCTGATGCACTATTAAATTATGATACGCTAGAAACGCTCTCTAAATTGCATTCCCTCTACTCTCATTCATCGCTTGTCACAAAGGGTGCTATTCTGGCCATTTTGCACGTCTACTTTGAAACGGCGCTTATCAAGCATCCACTTAGAATTGACGTATATAGAGCTTTATTAACTTTCTCGGATAATCAATTGATGGGAGACCTTTTAAAATCGGTGAATGTATTAGTTGCAAATGAAGATGACATTCAGAGCGCACTTGCACAAATAAAGGGAATGTTGAACATTTACGCCAAGCATGGACAAGCTGATGGTGGACAGGAAATTGATGTAGATGAATTACTTTCAGATGATTCTCTGATTTCTAGGCATAATGCCTATGGTTTTGGACTTATAATAATGGGTTTGTTAGCTTCAAAGTTGGCGGAATATGATAATATAATTCAATGGACACTGAGGGCAATGTTAAAACTCATCATATCACCGAATTCTCCGTATTTAAACCAGACTCCTGCAGTAAATACTGCAATATCCACGTGCATTGTGAAATGTACCAGAATGTGTATTTTACAGGGTACATCTGAAAAGAATTTTATATCGAAGCAAATAGATGAGTTCTTCAAAAGGAGTCTTGCGGATAGTGTGTATATACTCCCCTTTACGTCTCTTTTGAGGGGTTCAGGAGTTGTGTCTTTGCAGGAACACAATGTAGTTCCAATGATACTCGCTGGAAGCTCTGCGGATCCTCTACATCCACTCCCCAGCAATGCGCCAAGTATACTCATAATTGAGGGTTTACACAAAATCTTTGGGCATTTGTTTGAGCCTTACCTTCCACAAATTCTACCATTGCTCCTTGAAAATATTCAGCTTGAGAATACGGCAAATCTTATACTCGGTGATGTTACAGAGCCTGGATTCTCTCCATTGTTAAATATCGTGATTAATAAACTTTCAAGTGAAACTGCAGCCACAAAGGCTTATTGTTTGAGACTAATATCTGTGCTTGTTCGGAATCCTCGCGTTAAGGTGAACGTGATACAAAACATATCTAGAATCATAAGTGAAACGTCTACATATACAATTGACACAAACAAGGAAGTAAAGGCATCAGCAAACGAACTTTTTAGCTCTATAGCTTCACTGATGCCAAAAGACTCTCTTTTGGTCGACAGCCTGGAATTAGTGATTGAAGCATTGGTACTACCAACAGATGAAAAGCTAGGGGAAATAATGGATCATTTGTTAAAGGTACAAGTGGAGTCGAATAAGAAAGGTTCCAATCATTATGCCGGAATTTATGAACTTGGATTGCTACAACCCATTGTACAGAGGGGTTTAAAATCGAGATCTGGAATACAACGTGAAAAGGGTTTATCTCTTTGTTCATTCATATCATCTGCCATAACTAGCGCTTCTGATCTTCAAAGCTTCTTCACGAGTGTCATGAGTATCCTCATTGAGCTACTAAGGGATCCACTACCGGATGTGAGAAGCAAGGCTGCCAAATCCATTGGATCATTTGCACAAAAATTCCACGAATTTGATACATCAGCATCTGTACTTCCATGTGTGGACGCGTGTATACACACGCTTTTGGATTGTTTGTGCAAGTTCACCACGTCAATAGAGAGAAGTTCCGCAGCCTATGGACTTGCGGAGGCACTTCAGGCTGTACCCTATGTTTATGTCAACAAGCTAGTTCTCGACCTTCTTGAGAAGTCTACCAATCAAGAACCGGGTGAAGAATCGGAGTCATCAATAGCTCCATTCATATACCTTCCATCTACTTGTTCCGATGTCATATTGGACAACTTGGAGCATGTACTTTCTAGGTTGCTGGATACCtttgaatttttaaatgaacAAGTTAGTACAACTGCGTTCAAGGCTTGCAGGGCGATTATAGATGCTTGTATAGTTGatagagaagaaaaggaggGATTTAAGATAGAAAGGGAACAAACGGGCAAGAAAGATAGCCCATCGTATTCCCTTGACGGCCATTTGGGAACTCTCTTTGAAGCTTTTATAGGCGCTCTAAAATCAGAAAACTGGCAAACTAGAGAATACATGTTAATGCTATTGCAACATTTAAGTTCAAAGTGCGGAGGCTCGAAAGTCATTCAGACGTatctttacatttatcGGTTTGATGATCATGATGTAGTACAGTCGACTGCACTCTCATTCTGGAAGGGGCTAGTATTATCGCAGGTTCTTAATCGCATTTTTGACGACCTAATAGATACTCTTATTAATATGTTGATGGATGAGGATTACATTCTCAAGGTTCTCGCCGCTAAATGTATTTCAAATCTTGTGGAGAGAATGCAAGACAGAGTAGTTAAAGCGATATTACCAACTCTCTACTCTGAAGAGAATATGGACGATCTTGAACCATATGAGTCGAGCATAATAAGGTGCGGATTTTGTATCGGTATTGGTGCTATATTCCAGGTTGCTTCCAAAGAACTTGTGATGGAACATGTAGAGTCGGCAACTGCATATcttcaagaatctctatgTTATAAGGAAAGTTCTGAAGAGGCCTCAGATGCGCTTGGAATATTAGCCAACATTTTTCCTGATATTATTGTGCATACTGTAATTCCGAACCTTTTGGAAATGGCTCTATCTGATGAACCATCTGAACAAGAGGATGTCGACTCCAACCGTATCTTATATATACAGGGTCTTGAGTCCCTCGTTACATCCTATAATTCCTGTCTTTTCCAGATTTGCAACGAGTGCATAGATGCACCATTGGATGTGTATAGGCTCACTCTTTTGGAACGTTTAATGTGTATTGACAGAGGCACACTCATAATGCAAGATACGCACTACTTTGAAACTATATTAGATAAACTATTCGAGTGTGAAGACGCTAGTGTGCTGACTAGGATTGAAAGCTTTCTAACTATACTGGATGGAGACTGTATACACATACTCATTTACATTCTTATCCACAAGCTACAAAGTTTGCGGTCTGATGGTGATGCTACCTACTATGTAGAGTATGGTAGATTTATTCTGAATATAATAGCGGGCTTGCTTAGAATAAGAGGTGAAGATGTACAAAAGCTCCTTTACGAGATCAGTCAGGCATTACTCCCATTTATCCTTGAGGAAAAGGCATTTTTAAAAGAGTCTGGTCAAATCCTCGTTCTCTTTGTTGAAATTTGCGAGAGATTTTCCGTGGCTAGTAGTTTTATCCAGTCCATATACAACACAAACGTTTGGAGTTCTTTGGAAAGTTGTGAAAACTCCACTATTTGCAACAAGGAGGTTTTGGAACCGCTCTTATCTTTCTTGCAAAAGTGTTTAATGAGGGAATCTCAAAAGCAGGAAATTGCTCAGTCCATATTGCACATTTCAGAAATTGTGGATAAAGATTTACTGGGTCCATTTTTGCTAAAGATTTTTGGTTCAATTATTCGTCTATTAAATACCTCTGGGAATCTTCAGCTCAGGTCAGTCTTGCTAAAATTGTCAGACAGGCTCTTGGAAACAAAGTTTGAATTTGTAAGACCCATAATATCGCAACTGCAAAGCACGCTATTAAAGTGCATACAGAGTGAAGATCCGATCCAATTAATTAGTTTAAACTTGTGCAAGATACTTTACCTGGCACCAAGAAGACTCTGCACAATTCTCTCTGAATTAGAAGCTATACTATATCCAAAAACTGGAATACAACCACAACCTCTAGTTAAGCAGGCCACTATTGGAGTTTTGCGGGAGGTTCTCGCAAAGGCTACCGTGGAACCAGTTTATCCTGCACAAGAGGTTAAAATGTATTCAGCAGTTGCACTTGATCTGACTGGCCTAGACAGCTTGTGTAACCTCCTCATAAACCTGTACCAAGAAACAACTGGAAATTTGAAGGGACTAGTGGTCGAGTCTATAGGATTTGTCATGTATATAAAGGTGTCGAATGTGATTTCTTCTCTAGACTCGTCACTCGGTTTTGATCATGGGCTCTCTACCGAGGGTAGCTTTAATTCAAAGGGCTCGAGCAGCACCGTTGAAGCTGAATCAGAGGCATCACCTACAGCTGCCCTTGAAATTCTGGTAAACACGCTTTTATCGCTAGAAGTTGATAACCACTTGCAAGTGATTTGGGAATGCTCAAAAAGTGAGACTGGTTGGTTGATACTCCACAATTGCCCCTTCTTTCACACAATCATGGATTCCTGCGCAAATACCGACATTCCAAGTGCCAAACAACACCTTGCAAAAATTTACAGCGCAATATCGTTGCATGCCGCCACTTCAACAGAGGCTCTCGACTATTTGGACGCCAAGTTCAAGACTATTCCGCAACCCGCACATTTGCCATCTGGCCTACAAACTTGCCTTTTGAAGATATACAAGAGGTTTTTGAGGAGCTCAGACAAGGCTAGACTGGAAAGGAATGGATATGCTGCAGTTGGCATCATATGCGCAGCCCTGGCGGACATTATACAAGCTGGGTCATACAAGGCCAAGGTGGGCAGAATTCTCGCAATTTTATTCTCAAGGGTGGATTTTGGACAAGTTGAAAAGCACAAGGCTGTTTCTCCAAACATTTGCTCCCTGCTAAAGCAACACCCGAAATCAAAGACTGTCCCATGTGACACAAGCGATGAGGAATGA
- a CDS encoding signal peptide-containing protein (encoded by transcript BEWA_003830A), translating into MKVLAVLWTVSLVRLCSARCCRNPNAFRKGAVNTTLDLSSPDPSLARDYESTVDGVIYYSYFPNGKLFSRIMDDGVTLWEAEGSEGCISAELYSKGYYSLLFVGIKNGYDFHTRCFEKFDGKWKEIGMEEFKNLKAAMEECVKPCEHDFQGVTLYPIDEELVEKVTSPPKPSTPITLDLSHPDEAEIVVKENKEYGVTVKVYSPKDAFHISSVMDSCKELWKAGGEERFTSAGFYTRGSLSFLAITINKGEELEYKFFKKVGGVWNEVDEELFDDEVGKMMEEYAEP; encoded by the coding sequence ATGAAGGTTCTAGCAGTGCTATGGACAGTGTCTCTAGTGAGACTATGCAGCGCGAGATGCTGTAGAAACCCTAATGCTTTCCGTAAAGGGGCTGTAAACACTACCCTTGACCTCTCTTCTCCTGATCCTTCATTGGCTAGAGACTATGAAAGTACTGTGGATGGAGTAATCTATTACTCCTACTTTCCCAATGGAAAATTGTTCAGCAGGATCATGGATGATGGAGTCACTCTCTGGGAAGCGGAAGGCAGTGAAGGGTGTATATCGGCAGAATTGTATTCCAAGGGATATTACTCGCTCCTTTTCGTAGGTATAAAGAATGGTTACGATTTCCATACCAGGTGCTTTGAGAAAtttgatggaaagtggaaGGAGATTGGCATGGAAGAATTTAAGAACTTGAAGGCAGCgatggaagaatgtgtaaaacCGTGTGAGCATGACTTCCAAGGGGTTACATTATATCCCATTGATGAGGAATTGGTGGAGAAAGTCACTAGTCCACCTAAACCTTCTACTCCCATTACTCTGGATCTTTCTCATCCCGATGAAGCCGAAATAGTTGTGAAGGAAAATAAGGAATACGGAGTGACTGTTAAGGTATACTCTCCCAAAGATGCCTTCcatatatcctctgttaTGGATTCTTGCAAGGAACTGTGGAAAGCTGGCGGGGAGGAAAGATTTACCTCCGCAGGTTTTTACACGAGAGGAAGTCTATCATTCCTTGCCATAACCATAAATAAGGGTGAAGAATTAGAATACAAGTTCTTTAAAAAGGTAGGTGGAGTATGGAATGAAGTAGATGAAGAACTCTTTGATGACGAAGTGGGTAAGATGATGGAAGAATACGCAGAACCTTAA